The following proteins are encoded in a genomic region of Montipora foliosa isolate CH-2021 chromosome 8, ASM3666993v2, whole genome shotgun sequence:
- the LOC137968145 gene encoding uncharacterized protein PF3D7_1120000-like gives MNDRHRDILRKNRPTLNRDLEPDRLLVYLTTILSESDIEEIRQEGTREKKADKLLDMLPRRGPHAFNAFKEALRKGNQSFLVDHLMENTDEFCSPCEKLEEELNSMREKKQNLDNEVLKMKNIIKEISGDYQREKLTLQKKLRELEAANDQRQEEIKVLQEKNEELMDQINMQKSEVHKITVQQMIQETHLEKSQQELRKTNKDLALEREKVKEVRGELEAERKAKVDAMNQVDKLKNDLKNQDTHKGEEISRLLEKTSAERSRCEALIEEVQRLRNMPGRVLNYNKDFDKQGVIYALSTNFGNKTCVKPGSNNASPTQIIATRSSDDQGKAEDVLENRRGTLSGTKDQNNSWWRIDLTEKYVLYPTRYTLRHGRDNGLSIIRNWRLEGSLDGHTWKILRKHDNDRGLKDPYPYYTCTWSVDGKLGAFRYFRIFQTDKNSSGRYGIFLSGIELYGVLIERVEKQG, from the exons ATGAATGACAGACACCGTGACATCTTGCGTAAGAACAGGCCCACTCTTAACAGAGACCTGGAACCTGACAGGTTATTGGTTTATTTGACCACCATTCTGAGCGAGTCGGACATCGAGGAAATAAGACAAGAGGGTACAAGGGAGAAAAAGGCTGACAAACTGTTAGACATGTTACCAAGGAGAGGGCCACATGCTTTTAACGCATTTAAGGAGGCATTACGAAAAGGAAACCAGTCCTTTCTAGTAGACCATTTAATGGAAAACACAG ATGAGTTTTGTTCTCCCTGTGAGAAACTGGAAGAAGAACTAAATTCAATgagagaaaagaaacaaaatttagaTAACGAAGTTCTGAAAATGAAGAACATAATTAAAGAGATAAGCGGAGATTATCAACGAGAAAAACTAACTTTGCAGAAAAAGCTGCGGGAGCTTGAGGCAGCGAACGACCAACGGCAAGAGGAGATAAAAGTTCTCCAAGAGAAGAACGAAGAGCTAATGGACCAAATTAACATGCAAAAATCTGAAGTCCATAAGATTACCGTACAGCAAATGATACAAGAGACGCACCTTGAGAAAAGCCAACAAGAGTTGAGGAAAACAAATAAGGATTTGGCTCTTGAAAGAGAGAAAGTGAAGGAAGTTCGAGGAGAATTGGAAGCGGAGAGAAAGGCAAAAGTAGACGCCATGAATCAAGTTGATAAGTTAAAAAATGACCTTAAGAATCAAGATACGCACAAGGGTGAGGAGATTTCACGCCTTCTCGAAAAGACCAGTGCGGAGAGATCTAGATGCGAGGCTCTAATCGAAGAAGTGCAGAGACTAAGGAATATGCCTGGGA GGGTTCTAAACTACAACAAGGATTTTGACAAACAAGGAGTTATCTACGCCCTATCAACAAATTTCGGTAACAAGACTTGTGTAAAACCAGGAAGCAATAACGCATCACCAACGCAAATAATCGCAACTAGATCTTCTGATGATCAAGGGAAGGCCGAAGATGTGCTAGAAAATCGAAGAGGGACCCTTAGTGGAACCAAAGACCAGAACAACTCTTGGTGGCGTATAGACTTGACAGAAAAGTACGTTTTGTACCCAACACGTTACACCTTAAGGCATGGGCGGGACAATGGATTGTCGATTATTCGTAACTGGCGCCTGGAAGGCTCGCTTGATGGGCATACCTGGAAAATACTAAGAAAGCATGACAATGATCGCGGGCTCAAAGATCCTTACCCCTATTACACCTGCACGTGGTCGGTCGATGGAAAACTGGGCGCCTTTCGGTACTTCAGGATTTTTCAGACGGATAAGAACTCTTCCGGTAGATATGGTATCTTTCTATCCGGAATCGAGTTGTACGGAGTACTCATTGAAAGAG tggaaaaacaaggttag